DNA sequence from the Bacteroidota bacterium genome:
GGAAAAATATAGGACTGCCTTCTATCTTTTCCTTGTATAAATTTCATAGTATAAAAATAGAAATTATTCCTTTGGTGGCAAATTATTTTTATCTACAAATTGTTGATTTTTTTAGACAGTCTGACGGTTTGGCTATGCGTAGTGCGGGATTTTGAAACGATTATTTTTCAATTTATCATTAATTTTATTTGGCACTAAAAACTTCAATGTCAGCATATTACCCAAATTACGTATAGCCTTTGTTAGGCACTGTACTTTTTCTTCACTAATCAAATAATGTCTTTTGCGATTGGATTGTTCGTTCTTTATGTGCAAATTTTAATGGCTTTCCTTCTACTGTAATTATTTCATCTTGTTCTTTTAGAAATGTTGAAACTTTTCTGGAACTCCAATCTAATTTCAGAGTGTCAACAATTTTCTTTGAAGTAAATACTCCCTTTTTTAAAAATTCAATAATTTTATATTCAACGTCATTAGAGTCAGGTTCTGCAACAACATTTTGAAGCATATTTGTTTGTTGTTCATAGCTCAAAACAATTCCTTTTGCATCAACAGGAACAGCTCCTTTTTGTATTAATTGATTATTAGCATTTTTTTCATTATAGTTTGGTTTCCTGACAAATATTTTTCGTCCTTTTCTAAGTCCGTCAACGACACCCGACCAAGTACCGCCTTTATTACTCGATTCTGCAACAAAAATTTCAGTTGCTAAACCGTAAATTATTGGATTACGAGCCATTGCTAAACCTACACTCCAAGTCGCTTTTGGATAGAAAGTACTCAATACCATCACATCACCGCCAATGATTTGTTTATAATATTTTTTAAAGCCTGAATTAAATGTTGAAATACCTTGGGGTAAAACAATAATACTTTGTCCTTTATATTTTAATGCTGAATCTAATGCTTGCTTATCAACTCCTTTGGCAAAACCACTTACTATAACTTTATAATCTTGGGAAGCTGTTTTAGCAACATTATCTGTAAAATCCAAAGACACATTATCTGCTTTTCTTGAACCTACAATAGCGACAGATTTTTCTTTCATTATTGCCTTATTTCCTTTTGTATAGATTAAGGGCGGTGCGTATGTTCTACCCAAATTCTTTTTAAGAATAGGGGAATATTCAGGTGAAGTGATTGGTAAAATACTGTATCCTTGTTCAAGAAGGTCTTCAACCATAAAAGCATAATTTGACAATTCCTTTATAGCATCTTGAAATAATAAAATCTCATTGTAATTTAATTCGTAATTGTCTTTCCATTGTTTTGGCTCAAAATGAAAGAAATCAATAATCGTTTTTTGTTCTTCAAACAATCGAACAATTATTTCATTCTTTTTTTTAGTTCTGAGTTTTGGCAAATGTGCCAAAGCAAGCCAATATGATAATTCTTCATTCATACTATTCCTTTTTATATATCACCACCAACAGTTCTGGCGATTATTAAAGGTGCTATTTTACTCGCACCACTATTAGTTAACATTCTTCCAATCTCTTTAATTGTTGCACCGCTATCAAAAATATCATCA
Encoded proteins:
- a CDS encoding DNA-processing protein DprA translates to MNEELSYWLALAHLPKLRTKKKNEIIVRLFEEQKTIIDFFHFEPKQWKDNYELNYNEILLFQDAIKELSNYAFMVEDLLEQGYSILPITSPEYSPILKKNLGRTYAPPLIYTKGNKAIMKEKSVAIVGSRKADNVSLDFTDNVAKTASQDYKVIVSGFAKGVDKQALDSALKYKGQSIIVLPQGISTFNSGFKKYYKQIIGGDVMVLSTFYPKATWSVGLAMARNPIIYGLATEIFVAESSNKGGTWSGVVDGLRKGRKIFVRKPNYNEKNANNQLIQKGAVPVDAKGIVLSYEQQTNMLQNVVAEPDSNDVEYKIIEFLKKGVFTSKKIVDTLKLDWSSRKVSTFLKEQDEIITVEGKPLKFAHKERTIQSQKTLFD